One window from the genome of Diospyros lotus cultivar Yz01 chromosome 11, ASM1463336v1, whole genome shotgun sequence encodes:
- the LOC127813601 gene encoding geraniol 8-hydroxylase-like produces the protein MELYILLICISIFWFFFFNQLLRRSSSKKLPPGPAGVPLIGSLHRLGPRPNQSLADLSKIYGPIMTLKLGSVTTIVASSADAAKAILKTHDHSFSGRPVPASIATQPNPDATIAWVAADNSWRSRRRICATQMFSAQKLDQLQHLRQRKAQELVSHIKRHAVSAAPVDIGGAAFATTLNLISNTIFSIDMVDQDFDSAKEFKDLVWTIMENAGKPNFSDYFPVLRRLDLQGLKRRIRPAYRRLHEIFDEVIEKRLRDRGSDLVNDRKGDFLDALLDQCEEDGSDFNPITIKPVILDLFIAASDTSAITTEWAMAELLRKPDILERARNEIIGTIGADHQMQESDMDRLPYLQAVVKETMRLHPAAPLLLPHKARKDVELQGFIVPKNTQVLVNVWAIGRDPKYWEDPSSFLPERFLNSSLDYKGRDFEYIPFGAGRRMCPGMPLAIRVIHLMLASILQSFNWKLPPGTTPEKMDMEEQFGFTLRKAIPLLAIPVIETKLLKVLEEDQE, from the exons atggaactGTACATTCTGCTTATCTGCATCTCAATtttctggttcttcttcttcaaccaaTTGCTCCGCCGCTCCTCCTCCAAGAAGCTGCCGCCGGGTCCCGCCGGTGTTCCCCTGATAGGCTCCCTCCACCGCCTGGGCCCTCGCCCAAACCAATCCCTCGCCGACCTCTCCAAAATCTACGGCCCCATCATGACCCTCAAACTTGGCTCCGTCACCACCATCGTCGCGTCCTCCGCCGACGCCGCCAAAGCCATCCTCAAAACCCACGACCACAGCTTCTCCGGCCGCCCAGTCCCAGCCTCCATCGCCACCCAGCCAAACCCCGACGCCACCATAGCCTGGGTCGCCGCCGACAACTCCTGGCGCAGCCGCCGCCGCATCTGCGCCACCCAGATGTTCAGCGCCCAGAAGCTCGACCAGCTCCAGCACCTCCGCCAACGAAAGGCCCAGGAACTCGTCTCCCACATAAAGCGCCACGCCGTTTCGGCGGCTCCAGTGGACATCGGCGGGGCGGCTTTTGCAACGACTCTAAACTTGATCTCCAACACCATTTTCTCGATCGACATGGTCGACCAGGACTTTGACTCGGCGAAGGAGTTCAAGGATCTGGTATGGACGATCATGGAGAACGCCGGGAAGCCCAACTTCTCCGACTATTTTCCAGTGCTCCGGCGGCTTGATTTGCAGGGACTGAAGCGGCGTATAAGGCCTGCGTATAGGAGGCTTCATGAGATATTTGACGAAGTCATTGAGAAGCGTTTGAGAGATAGAGGTTCTGATTTGGTGAATGACAGAAAAGGGGATTTCTTGGATGCTCTTCTGGATCAGTGTGAAGAAGATGGCTCAGATTTTAACCCTATAACTATCAAACCCGTGATATTG GACTTGTTTATTGCTGCAAGCGATACATCTGCGATAACGACGGAATGGGCAATGGCGGAGCTTCTCCGAAAGCCAGATATTCTGGAAAGAGCAAGAAATGAGATCATCGGAACCATCGGAGCCGACCATCAAATGCAAGAATCTGACATGGACCGTCTTCCATATCTCCAGGCAGTGGTGAAAGAGACGATGAGGCTCCACCCAGCCGCCCCCCTTCTCTTGCCCCACAAAGCAAGAAAGGACGTCGAATTGCAGGGCTTCATTGTGCCGAAGAACACTCAGGTGCTAGTGAACGTTTGGGCCATCGGAAGAGATCCCAAGTACTGGGAGGACCCTTCTTCGTTTTTGCCGGAGAGGTTCTTAAACTCTAGCTTGGACTATAAGGGCCGGGACTTTGAGTATATTCCATTTGGAGCTGGCCGAAGAATGTGCCCCGGCATGCCGCTGGCCATTCGGGTGATCCATTTGATGTTGGCTTCGATTCTTCAATCCTTCAACTGGAAGCTACCTCCAGGAACTACGCCGGAGAAGATGGATATGGAGGAGCAGTTTGGATTTACATTGAGGAAAGCCATTCCCCTCCTTGCCATCCCTGTGATAGAAACAAAACTTTTGAAAGTTttagaagaagaccaagaataa